One Alligator mississippiensis isolate rAllMis1 chromosome 1, rAllMis1, whole genome shotgun sequence genomic window carries:
- the SPDYA gene encoding speedy protein A, with protein sequence MRHNLICQTPPTVTVYIKSSASRSHQQKKTICLKRPIFKDSQESRENNVHGNKCKRPKGPCLVIQRQEMTAFFKLFDDDLIQDFLWMDCCCKIADKYLLAMTFVYFKRANFNINEHTRLNFFVALYLANTVEEDDEESKYEIFPWALGKTWRKLFPDFLKLRDQLWSRIDYRAIVSRRCCEEVMAIAPTHYIWQRERSMHHSGAVRNYSRDEVQMPRGPSATPIDCSLCGKKGRFVGLGLSSSSSSSTGTLEMMELYPSQELKDTFPVEKMLIDPPTSSNFQDCISLSTRGRKGGCMNQDKSMDWFTGNEE encoded by the exons ATGAGACATAATCTAATTTGTCAGACACCTCCCACTGTCACTGTTTATATAAAATCGAGTGCATCCAGATCACATCAACAAAAAAAAACTATTTGTCTAAAACGTCCTATTTTTAAAGACAGTCAAGAAAGCCGTGAAAACAATGTGCATGGTAATAAATGTAAACGTCCAAAAGGTCCATGTCTAGTAATTCAGCGTCAGGAGATGACTGCTTTCTTTAAGCTGTTTG ATGATGATCTAATTCAAGACTTCTTATGGATGGATTGCTGCTGTAAAATTGCAGATAAG TATCTTTTGGCAATGACCTTTGTTTATTTCAAGAGGGCTAACTTCAATATAAATGAGCACACCAGACTTAATTTCTTTGTTGCTCT GTATCTGGCTAATACTGTTGAGGAAGATGATGAAGAGTCTAAGTACGAAATTTTTCCGTGGGCTTTGGGAAAAACTTGGAGAAAGCTCTTTCCTGATTTCTTGAAGTTAAGAGACCAACTCTGGAGTAGAATTGACTACAGGGCTATTGTAAGCAGACGTTGCTGCGAAGAG GTGATGGCTATTGCTCCAACACATTATATATGGCAGCGAGAACGTTCCATGCATCACAGCGGAGCTGTGAGAAATTACAGCAGAGATGAAGTACAAATGCCACGAGGACCTAGTGCTACACCCATAGATTGTTCACTTTGTGGTAAGAAAGGAAGATTTGTAGGACTAGGATTATCATCCTCATCCTCTTCCTCTACTGGCACTTTAGAGATGATGGAGCTATATCCATCTCAGGAACTGAAGGACACTTTCCCAGTTGAAAAAATGCTGATTGATCCTCCTACTTCCTCCAATTTCCAAG ACTGTATAAGCCTATCCACCAGGGGCAGAAAAGGTGGCTGCATGAACCAAGACAAATCCATGGACTGGTTTACAGGAAATGAAGAATGA
- the TRMT61B gene encoding tRNA (adenine(58)-N(1))-methyltransferase, mitochondrial isoform X2: MLPRAGWGLRALRGACSGPGPAAAPGGAASPRAAARRRALCSLQRLQEPVPGAGGPGAPGGERPLQAGELVLAELRRRRHGEFRRMCQLTALGRLNSCWGVVEHGRILGKLPGQMVATSQGVPLLVRRPALDEFVLLMKRGPTISYPKDINAMLLMMDIHPGDTVLESGSGSGAMSLFLSRAVGPQGRVISYEIRKDHHAVAKKNYRLWRDAWVIGHVEEWPDNVDFIKQDILTAAEDMKSITFDAVALDMLCPQAALPIVYPNLKQGGVCAVYLANITQVIELLEGIRRSKLPLLCERIVELTQREWLIQPARQDSRLAPRVEAQQNIDEEPQQDEEYLVQEQAVFGGSEESLSEHVAALGSVPYIARPYPWQVGHTAFLIKLRKFNPVHPDTVPDDSW; this comes from the exons ATGCTGCCGCGGGCGGGCTGGGGCCTGCGGGCGCTGCGGGGCGCCTGCTCCGGGCCGGGCCCTGCTGCGGCCCCGGGCGGCGCGGCCTCTCCCCGCGCGGCGGCGCGGCgccgggccctgtgctccctgcagcGGCTCCAGGAGCCGGTGCCGGGCGCGGGCGGGCCCGGGGCGCCGGGCGGGGAGCGGCCCCTGCAGGCCGGGGAGCTGGTGCTGGCGGAGCTGCGCAGGAGGCGGCACGGGGAGTTCAGGCGCATGTGCCAGCTGACGGCGCTGGGCCGGCTGAATAGCTGCTGGGGGGTGGTGGAGCACGGCCGCATCCTGGGCAAGCTGCCCGGGCAAATGGTGGCCACGTCCCAGGGCGTGCCCCTGCTGGTGCGCCGCCCGGCGCTGGACGAGTTCGTGCTGCTCATGAAGAGGGGACCCACCATCTCCTATCCCAAG GATATTAATGCAATGCTGCTGATGATGGACATCCATCCAGGGGACACCGTGTTGGAAAGTGGTTCTGGGTCTGGTGCAATGAGTTTGTTTTTATCAAGAGCAG TTGGGCCACAAGGACGTGTTATCAGTTATGAAATCAGAAAAGATCACCATGCTGTAGCAAAGAAGAATTACAGGCTCTGGCGTGATGCATGGGTAATAGGACATGTAGAAGAGTGGCCAGATAACGTGGATTTCATTAAGCAAGACATTTTAACAGCTGCTGAGGATATGAAATCTATAACATTTGATGCA GTAGCTTTGGATATGCTTTGCCCTCAGGCTGCTTTGCCTATTGTGTACCCAAACCTTAAACAGGGTGGTGTATGTGCTGTATATTTAGCAAA TATCACACAGGTTATTGAATTGTTGGAAGGAATACGGAGAAGCAAGCTTCCTCTTCTATGTGAACGGATCGTTGAACTTACTCAGAGAGAATGGTTGATACAACCAGCTCGACAGGATAGCAGGCTTGCCCCAAGAGTAGAAGCACAACAAAATATAGATGAGGAACCTCAACAAGATGAAGAATATCTTGTTCAGGAACAAGCTGTCTTTGGAGGCAGTGAAG AGTCACTTTCTGAACATGTTGCGGCACTTGGTTCAGTACCTTACATTGCTCGGCCTTACCCTTGGCAAGTTGGTCACACAG CATTCCTTATCAAACTGAGGAAATTTAACCCAGTACATCCAGACACTGTTCCAGATGATAGTTGGTAA
- the TRMT61B gene encoding tRNA (adenine(58)-N(1))-methyltransferase, mitochondrial isoform X1, with product MLPRAGWGLRALRGACSGPGPAAAPGGAASPRAAARRRALCSLQRLQEPVPGAGGPGAPGGERPLQAGELVLAELRRRRHGEFRRMCQLTALGRLNSCWGVVEHGRILGKLPGQMVATSQGVPLLVRRPALDEFVLLMKRGPTISYPKDINAMLLMMDIHPGDTVLESGSGSGAMSLFLSRAVGPQGRVISYEIRKDHHAVAKKNYRLWRDAWVIGHVEEWPDNVDFIKQDILTAAEDMKSITFDAVALDMLCPQAALPIVYPNLKQGGVCAVYLANITQVIELLEGIRRSKLPLLCERIVELTQREWLIQPARQDSRLAPRVEAQQNIDEEPQQDEEYLVQEQAVFGGSEGDESLSEHVAALGSVPYIARPYPWQVGHTAFLIKLRKFNPVHPDTVPDDSW from the exons ATGCTGCCGCGGGCGGGCTGGGGCCTGCGGGCGCTGCGGGGCGCCTGCTCCGGGCCGGGCCCTGCTGCGGCCCCGGGCGGCGCGGCCTCTCCCCGCGCGGCGGCGCGGCgccgggccctgtgctccctgcagcGGCTCCAGGAGCCGGTGCCGGGCGCGGGCGGGCCCGGGGCGCCGGGCGGGGAGCGGCCCCTGCAGGCCGGGGAGCTGGTGCTGGCGGAGCTGCGCAGGAGGCGGCACGGGGAGTTCAGGCGCATGTGCCAGCTGACGGCGCTGGGCCGGCTGAATAGCTGCTGGGGGGTGGTGGAGCACGGCCGCATCCTGGGCAAGCTGCCCGGGCAAATGGTGGCCACGTCCCAGGGCGTGCCCCTGCTGGTGCGCCGCCCGGCGCTGGACGAGTTCGTGCTGCTCATGAAGAGGGGACCCACCATCTCCTATCCCAAG GATATTAATGCAATGCTGCTGATGATGGACATCCATCCAGGGGACACCGTGTTGGAAAGTGGTTCTGGGTCTGGTGCAATGAGTTTGTTTTTATCAAGAGCAG TTGGGCCACAAGGACGTGTTATCAGTTATGAAATCAGAAAAGATCACCATGCTGTAGCAAAGAAGAATTACAGGCTCTGGCGTGATGCATGGGTAATAGGACATGTAGAAGAGTGGCCAGATAACGTGGATTTCATTAAGCAAGACATTTTAACAGCTGCTGAGGATATGAAATCTATAACATTTGATGCA GTAGCTTTGGATATGCTTTGCCCTCAGGCTGCTTTGCCTATTGTGTACCCAAACCTTAAACAGGGTGGTGTATGTGCTGTATATTTAGCAAA TATCACACAGGTTATTGAATTGTTGGAAGGAATACGGAGAAGCAAGCTTCCTCTTCTATGTGAACGGATCGTTGAACTTACTCAGAGAGAATGGTTGATACAACCAGCTCGACAGGATAGCAGGCTTGCCCCAAGAGTAGAAGCACAACAAAATATAGATGAGGAACCTCAACAAGATGAAGAATATCTTGTTCAGGAACAAGCTGTCTTTGGAGGCAGTGAAGGTGATG AGTCACTTTCTGAACATGTTGCGGCACTTGGTTCAGTACCTTACATTGCTCGGCCTTACCCTTGGCAAGTTGGTCACACAG CATTCCTTATCAAACTGAGGAAATTTAACCCAGTACATCCAGACACTGTTCCAGATGATAGTTGGTAA